A genomic region of Kluyveromyces marxianus DMKU3-1042 DNA, complete genome, chromosome 5 contains the following coding sequences:
- the TMA20 gene encoding translation machinery-associated protein 20, translating to MFRKFTREDIHTRSNVKSSIQRNLKAKLIAQYPKLEEVIDEIIPKKAQIELYKCEGKIHLYLVNGEVLFFQNFDELIPSLRFVHKFPEAFPTVQVDRGAIKFVLAGSNIMCPGLTSPGAKLPEAPGYEKDTIVVVNAENKGAAMAIGKLIMSTEEIKEVNKGPGVEMIHHLGDPLWTFSAD from the coding sequence ATGTTCAGGAAATTCACAAGAGAAGATATTCATACTCGTTCGAACGTTAAATCGTCTATACAAAGAAACCTAAAGGCCAAATTGATAGCGCAGTATCCCAAATTGGAGGAAGTTATCGATGAGATCATCCCAAAAAAGGCTCAAATCGAACTTTACAAGTGTGAAGGTAAGATCCATTTGTATTTGGTGAATGGAGAAGtgcttttcttccaaaactttGATGAATTGATCCCATCTTTGCGTTTTGTGCACAAGTTCCCAGAAGCTTTCCCCACGGTGCAGGTCGATAGAGGGGCCATTAAGTTTGTGTTGGCTGGGTCTAACATCATGTGTCCAGGTTTGACTTCTCCTGGTGCGAAATTGCCAGAAGCTCCAGGCTATGAGAAGGATACGATTGTGGTGGTGAATGCGGAAAATAAGGGTGCGGCAATGGCCATTGGTAAGCTAATAATGAGCACTGAAGAGATCAAGGAGGTCAACAAGGGTCCTGGTGTGGAAATGATTCATCACTTAGGCGATCCTCTATGGACTTTCTCTGCCGATTAG
- the PAC2 gene encoding Pac2p: MMPCTVCVKINDRLNINGELCTVKYIGSIPAWPNTVAYGVEWDHDRRGKNNGSLQGVTYFSTTDNRTSGSFIKEKALLSTMIQGISFEEALLMKYGDNRTRSSDIKYKFGSKETEAYGFERLNESNSNFSQLKSITLSQTNINKATNPDIQDSMVFNNLFTSVRYLDLSFNLFSDINEVYRILTRFPCVKTLVLSGNCFPVLKIDDESFKFPQVKEISLARCKLKNNDLGEILTVFPSLEIIDLSCNFLTDLTVIQSSWKQLNISGNMFSKIPAQLLTKGSSLTHIEVSNNKITGLDGLPTNEKIESLRVDANNIQNWNEIDRCNNVFPNLRTLWVQKNPIVEPDTQANFYSTIARISSLTCVNGTPINEELRKEAELYFISQVLSGQIHLDDHYRDHNDSSVWEHLVKKHKIDTKATRSEMRPRNFLDAEMSDLTIVYGSHSEKIPILKSIGVRFLKTLLRHKLHLPGSSSSSIKLQYSVREDATRHEFRYEFSPLALYNIEESTVYVNT; this comes from the coding sequence ATGATGCCATGTACTGTATGTGTTAAGATCAATGATAGATTGAACATCAATGGGGAACTGTGTACTGTAAAGTACATTGGATCAATACCGGCATGGCCAAATACGGTCGCATACGGCGTGGAATGGGATCATGACCGCAGGGGCAAGAACAACGGGTCCTTACAAGGCGTCACATATTTCAGTACTACGGATAATAGGACAAGTGGCTCTTTTATAAAGGAGAAAGCTCTTTTGTCAACAATGATACAAGGTATatcatttgaagaagcgCTACTCATGAAATATGGCGATAATAGAACAAGATCATCGGATATTAAGTACAAATTTGGATCGAAAGAAACGGAAGCATATGGATTTGAAAGGCTAAACGAGTCTAACTCGAACTTTTCACAATTAAAGAGCATTACGCTGTCGCAAACAAATATCAACAAGGCAACTAATCCTGATATCCAAGATTCAATGGTCTTCAACAACCTTTTCACCTCAGTACGATACCTAGATCTGTCCTTTAATCTATTCAGCGACATTAATGAGGTGTATCGGATATTGACTAGGTTCCCATGTGTCAAAACGTTGGTGTTGAGTGGGAACTGCTTTCCTGTTTTGAAGATAGATGATGAGAGTTTCAAGTTCCCTCAAGTGAAAGAGATATCTCTAGCACGCTGTAAGCTCAAGAATAATGATTTAGGCGAAATACTAACAGTGTTTCCCTCATTAGAAATCATTGACCTATCCTGTAATTTTTTAACTGATCTTACAGTGATCCAGAGTTCCTGGAAGCAGTTAAACATTTCTGGAAATATGTTTTCCAAGATACCGGCACAGTTGCTAACCAAGGGATCTTCACTTACCCACATTGAGGTATCAAATAACAAGATCACTGGGCTAGATGGACTGCCAACTAACGAGAAGATTGAATCGCTTAGGGTTGACGCAAACAATATACAGAACTGGAACGAAATAGACAGATGCAATAATGTATTCCCGAATTTACGAACACTTTGGGTCCAAAAGAACCCCATTGTGGAGCCAGATACACAAGCCAATTTCTACAGTACAATAGCGAGAATCAGCTCGCTCACGTGTGTGAATGGTACGCCGATTAACGAAGAATTGCGGAAAGAGGCAGAGTTGTACTTCATATCCCAAGTTCTTTCTGGCCAAATTCATTTAGACGACCATTATCGTGACCACAACGACTCATCGGTATGGGAACATTTGGttaaaaaacacaaaataGATACCAAAGCTACTCGGTCTGAAATGAGACCCAGAAACTTCCTCGACGCAGAAATGTCAGATTTAACTATCGTGTACGGATCACATTCGGAAAAGATCCCCATACTGAAAAGCATCGGCGTACGGTTCCTAAAGACCTTGCTACGGCACAAGCTACATCTGCctggcagcagcagcagcagcataAAACTACAATATTCAGTACGAGAAGACGCAACAAGACACGAGTTTAGATATGAATTCTCGCCGTTGGCACTATATAACATCGAGGAGAGTACAGTATATGTGAATACTTAG
- the NUG1 gene encoding RNA-binding GTPase NUG1, with the protein MRVRKKQSKRTSTRMREGIKKKAAAQHRKERKQAKKDITWKSNKTKDPGIPANFPYKNKILEELEEKRRRDLEEKQRKRQERLEAKRRAKELGEEYMGDEDSMDEDDLDDGNNGLSALLESAQQAAQEFNGETSNAQQQQEEDIEVQEYDVDFYEDASENDSELEKSRKAYDKIFKTVVDASDVILYVLDARDPEGTRSRKVEQAVLQAQGKRLILILNKIDLVPTYVLQQWLTYLKSSFPTIPLRAAPGATNATSFNKTLTQAATASSLLEALKTYSNNSNLKRSIVVGVIGYPNVGKSSVINALTSRRGGSNKACPVGNQAGVTTSLREVKVDNKLKILDSPGICFPSESKKMSRVEQEAELALLNALPPKYIIDPYPAVLKLVKRLSKSEEMTENFKKLYELPPIPAADADSFTKQFLIHIARKRGRLGRGGVPNLASAGISVLNDWRDGKIMGWVLPNSSKFTAEAAAAAASGATPTLGTGATAAPAKVEQTAIVQEWSKEFDLDGLFQSLDNAIQAEQNQSADA; encoded by the coding sequence CTGGAAGTCAAACAAGACCAAGGACCCAGGTATCCCAGCTAACTTCCCatacaagaacaaaatcctcgaagaacttgaagagaagagaagaagggaCCTCGAGGAAAAGCAACGTAAGAGACAAGAGAGATTGGAGGCCAAGAGAAGAGCCAAGGAACTTGGTGAGGAGTACATGGGCGATGAAGACTCGATGGATGAAGACGATCTAGATGACGGAAACAACGGTCTATCCGCTTTGCTCGAATCTGCTCAACAGGCTGCTCAAGAGTTCAACGGCGAAACTTCCAACgcacaacaacaacaagaagaagacatcGAAGTGCAAGAGTACGACGTAGACTTCTATGAGGACGCTTCTGAAAACGATTCTGAGTTGGAAAAGTCCAGAAAGGCCTACGATAAGATCTTCAAGACCGTGGTCGATGCCTCAGACGTTATCTTGTACGTCTTGGACGCCAGAGATCCAGAAGGTACCAGATCCAGAAAGGTTGAACAAGCCGTCTTGCAAGCACAAGGTAAGAGACTCATtttgatcttgaacaagatcGATTTGGTTCCAACTTACGTGCTACAACAGTGGCTAACATACTTGAAGTCGTCGTTCCCAACTATTCCATTGAGAGCAGCACCAGGTGCCACCAACGCAACCTCTTTCAACAAGACATTGACGCAAGCCGCTACAGCCTCAAGCTTGCTAGAAGCCCTAAAGACCTACTCCAACAACTCTAACTTGAAGAGATCCATCGTGGTGGGTGTTATCGGGTACCCAAACGTCGGTAAGTCTTCCGTTATCAACGCTTTGACTTCCCGTCGTGGTGGCTCTAACAAGGCTTGCCCCGTCGGTAACCAAGCAGGTGTGACCACCTCTTTGAGAGAAGTTAAGGTCGACAACAAGCTAAAAATCTTGGACTCCCCAGGTATCTGTTTCCCATCCGAaagcaagaagatgagCCGAGTCGAACAAGAGGCAGAACTTGCATTGTTGAACGCACTACCTCCAAAGTACATCATAGATCCATACCCAGCAGTCTTGAAATTGGTCAAGAGACTTTCGAAATCCGAAGAGATGACcgaaaacttcaagaaactATACGAGCTTCCTCCAATTCCAGCTGCTGACGCTGATTCCTTTACCAAACAGTTCCTAATTCACATCGCTCGTAAGAGAGGTAGATTAGGCAGAGGTGGTGTTCCAAACTTGGCAAGTGCTGGTATTTCTGTGCTAAATGACTGGAGAGACGGTAAGATTATGGGTTGGGTGCTACCTAACTCCTCTAAGTTCACTGCTgaggctgctgctgctgccgccTCAGGTGCTACTCCAACTCTAGGCACCGGAGCAACTGCTGCTCCAGCCAAGGTTGAACAAACTGCCATTGTCCAAGAATGGTCAAAGGAGTTCGATTTGGATGGCCTATTCCAGTCTTTGGATAACGCTATTCAAGCTGAACAAAACCAATCTGCTGATGCATAA